In Gigantopelta aegis isolate Gae_Host chromosome 14, Gae_host_genome, whole genome shotgun sequence, the following proteins share a genomic window:
- the LOC121388110 gene encoding uncharacterized protein LOC121388110, which produces MKYVLRGHMTQELLSLARPSVTSDEIYFDGILGNVDTNTNVDDRLGTTAITVNALINTWTVYDSAKKTLSWITDTPPDVQRTVTAASRWLARHILGDQYKHDLVFFTVDSPAPDDSVYWYPTNRLEFLNGTSFSDDGDIPEEPFIGVVEGVIPEIQYQAMLKRKHFGLKTPEKFHGIKKSFYIYWSSDACSYAITLLALAQHNAIVNDH; this is translated from the exons ATGAAATATGTCCTCAGAGGTCACATGACTCAAGAACTGCTGTCACTTGCCAGACCCAGCGTCACTTcagatgaaatatattttgatggTATCCTTGGAAACGTAGACACG AATACTAATGTTGATGATCGACTTGGTACAACAGCTATTACAGTGAATGCTTTGATCAACACGTGGACCGTCTACGACTCAGCCAAAAAGACGTTGTCGTGGATAACTG ATACACCTCCTGATGTTCAACGAACCGTGACAGCGGCGAGCAGATGGTTAGCGCGGCATATACTTGGGGACCAGTATAAACATGACCTGGTATTCTTTACAGTCGACAGTCCAGCCCCGGAT GATTCCGTATACTGGTATCCCACCAACAGACTGGAGTTTCTCAATGGTACGAGTTTCTCGGATGATGGAGATATTCCTGAAGAACCGTTCATCGGAGTCGTGGAAGGCGTCATTCCAGAAATCCAATACCAGGCCATGTTGAAGCGCAAGCACTTCGGACTGAAAACGCCGGAGAAATTCCATGGGATAAAAAAGAGTTTCTACATCTACTGGTCATCGGACGCTTGCAGCTATGCAATAACATTGCTGGCTCTAGCGCAACACAATGCTATCGTGAACGATCATTaa